One genomic window of Camelina sativa cultivar DH55 chromosome 5, Cs, whole genome shotgun sequence includes the following:
- the LOC104786738 gene encoding putative F-box/LRR-repeat protein At5g25860 isoform X1, giving the protein MRQKKLRLLSFCSSSRRSSLNQSPKDLVATKMATRYECEDAISSLPDEILAQILSYLPTKRAASTSVLSKRWRTLFSLMNHLFASQHHLDFDDSYFLNPKLSKQQRSRRRNETGQSFRAFVDKTLLSCSNRPINKFSLKHREDDLHHMDQTNRWISNVLERGVSELHLRIKTTWFGRPPRPLPSDVFTNKTLVTLTLGTLLFVGIDPPKVFLPLLKSLSLDTVYYVEEEEGYSYSTSFAEVMLEGCPLLEEFFLNHVSIDHKEAPDPSEIISHQNLKRLTVNRRFQLCQQMGFDTPNLVYLDYSDYSRYGIESANFLDSLVEARLDLDIPWRGRARTFRMNNITRAIECMTNVEILHLSSNTVKLMYNRLYDYWEEDQDDCGLSFPRFENLVKLSFETRSKRQPRWKMLTVVMDKAPILETLVLKGLYSIRYEGVSVNENVVKVLEIYGYKGGRNELRQLNRFLSQMNCLQLIKVEIDAAIDDIDKRLQITNDLLSLPKCQVQFL; this is encoded by the exons ATGCGGCAGAAAAAGTTAAGGCTCCTCTCCTTTTGCTCTAGTTCTCGTCGTTCATCTTTGAATCAGTCTCCAAAG GATTTAGTGGCGACGAAAATGGCGACGAGATATGAGTGTGAAGATGCAATCAGCTCTCTTCCAGACGAGATACTTGCTCAGATCTTGTCCTATCTGCCCACGAAACGAGCTGCTTCAACTTCAGTTCTGTCTAAAAGATGGAGAACTCTCTTCTCACTGATGAATCATCTCTTTGCGTCGCAACACCATCTCGACTTTGACGACTCATATTTCTTGAATCCCAAGCTAAGTAAACAACAGAGATCAAGAAGACGAAACGAGACTGGGCAAAGCTTCAGAGCTTTCGTTGACAAGACACTACTGTCTTGTAGTAACAGACCCATAAACAAATTCTCACTAAAACATCGAGAGGATGATCTTCACCACATGGATCAGACCAATAGATGGATATCAAATGTCTTGGAACGAGGCGTATCGGAGCTCCATCTTCGCATAAAGACCACTTGGTTTGGGAGgccaccacgtcctcttcccTCAGATGTATTCACAAACAAAACTCTCGTTACGCTGACATTAGGAACATTGCTTTTTGTTGGAATTGATCCTCCAAAAGTGTTCCTTCCATTGCTCAAGAGTCTCTCCCTTGATACAGTTTACTAcgtagaagaagaggaaggctATTCCTATTCCACCTCTTTTGCCGAGGTGATGCTTGAAGGTTGCCCATTACTGGAGGAGTTTTTCCTGAATCACGTTTCAATTGACCACAAAGAAGCTCCAGACCCATCCGAAATCATATCCCATCAAAACCTTAAAAGACTCACAGTTAACAGAAGATTCCAACTATGCCAGCAAATGGGCTTTGACACGCCCAATCTTGTCTACCTCGACTACTCTGATTACTCTAGATATGGTATCGAATCGGCTAATTTCTTGGATTCCCTTGTGGAAGCCCGCCTCGATCTTGATATACCATGGCGGGGACGGGCGAGAACTTTCCGTATGAATAATATAACGAGAGCAATTGAATGCATGACTAACGTTGAGATCCTTCACCTCTCTTCAAACACTGTTAAG CTTATGTATAATAGACTCTATGATTATtgggaagaagatcaagatgATTGCGGCTTGAGTTTTCCACGTTTTGAAAACCTTGTTAAACTCTCTTTCGAGACAAGATCGAAACGACAACCACGTTGGAAAATGCTAACAGTTGTGATGGATAAGGCACCAATTCTTGAAACTCTTGTCCTCAAG GGCTTGTACTCTATCCGCTATGAAGGTGTCTCCGTCAATGAGAATGTAGTGAAGGTGTTAGAGATTTATGGCTACAAAGGAGGTCGTAATGAATTGAGACAACTGAACCGTTTCTTGTCCCAGATGAATTGTCTTCAATTGATCAAAGTGGAAATTGATGCTGCAATAGATGATATCGACAAGAGACTTCAAATCACCAACGACCTTCTTTCTCTTCCCAAATGCCAAGTCCAGTTCTTGTGA
- the LOC104786738 gene encoding putative F-box/LRR-repeat protein At5g25860 isoform X2 — protein MATRYECEDAISSLPDEILAQILSYLPTKRAASTSVLSKRWRTLFSLMNHLFASQHHLDFDDSYFLNPKLSKQQRSRRRNETGQSFRAFVDKTLLSCSNRPINKFSLKHREDDLHHMDQTNRWISNVLERGVSELHLRIKTTWFGRPPRPLPSDVFTNKTLVTLTLGTLLFVGIDPPKVFLPLLKSLSLDTVYYVEEEEGYSYSTSFAEVMLEGCPLLEEFFLNHVSIDHKEAPDPSEIISHQNLKRLTVNRRFQLCQQMGFDTPNLVYLDYSDYSRYGIESANFLDSLVEARLDLDIPWRGRARTFRMNNITRAIECMTNVEILHLSSNTVKLMYNRLYDYWEEDQDDCGLSFPRFENLVKLSFETRSKRQPRWKMLTVVMDKAPILETLVLKGLYSIRYEGVSVNENVVKVLEIYGYKGGRNELRQLNRFLSQMNCLQLIKVEIDAAIDDIDKRLQITNDLLSLPKCQVQFL, from the exons ATGGCGACGAGATATGAGTGTGAAGATGCAATCAGCTCTCTTCCAGACGAGATACTTGCTCAGATCTTGTCCTATCTGCCCACGAAACGAGCTGCTTCAACTTCAGTTCTGTCTAAAAGATGGAGAACTCTCTTCTCACTGATGAATCATCTCTTTGCGTCGCAACACCATCTCGACTTTGACGACTCATATTTCTTGAATCCCAAGCTAAGTAAACAACAGAGATCAAGAAGACGAAACGAGACTGGGCAAAGCTTCAGAGCTTTCGTTGACAAGACACTACTGTCTTGTAGTAACAGACCCATAAACAAATTCTCACTAAAACATCGAGAGGATGATCTTCACCACATGGATCAGACCAATAGATGGATATCAAATGTCTTGGAACGAGGCGTATCGGAGCTCCATCTTCGCATAAAGACCACTTGGTTTGGGAGgccaccacgtcctcttcccTCAGATGTATTCACAAACAAAACTCTCGTTACGCTGACATTAGGAACATTGCTTTTTGTTGGAATTGATCCTCCAAAAGTGTTCCTTCCATTGCTCAAGAGTCTCTCCCTTGATACAGTTTACTAcgtagaagaagaggaaggctATTCCTATTCCACCTCTTTTGCCGAGGTGATGCTTGAAGGTTGCCCATTACTGGAGGAGTTTTTCCTGAATCACGTTTCAATTGACCACAAAGAAGCTCCAGACCCATCCGAAATCATATCCCATCAAAACCTTAAAAGACTCACAGTTAACAGAAGATTCCAACTATGCCAGCAAATGGGCTTTGACACGCCCAATCTTGTCTACCTCGACTACTCTGATTACTCTAGATATGGTATCGAATCGGCTAATTTCTTGGATTCCCTTGTGGAAGCCCGCCTCGATCTTGATATACCATGGCGGGGACGGGCGAGAACTTTCCGTATGAATAATATAACGAGAGCAATTGAATGCATGACTAACGTTGAGATCCTTCACCTCTCTTCAAACACTGTTAAG CTTATGTATAATAGACTCTATGATTATtgggaagaagatcaagatgATTGCGGCTTGAGTTTTCCACGTTTTGAAAACCTTGTTAAACTCTCTTTCGAGACAAGATCGAAACGACAACCACGTTGGAAAATGCTAACAGTTGTGATGGATAAGGCACCAATTCTTGAAACTCTTGTCCTCAAG GGCTTGTACTCTATCCGCTATGAAGGTGTCTCCGTCAATGAGAATGTAGTGAAGGTGTTAGAGATTTATGGCTACAAAGGAGGTCGTAATGAATTGAGACAACTGAACCGTTTCTTGTCCCAGATGAATTGTCTTCAATTGATCAAAGTGGAAATTGATGCTGCAATAGATGATATCGACAAGAGACTTCAAATCACCAACGACCTTCTTTCTCTTCCCAAATGCCAAGTCCAGTTCTTGTGA
- the LOC104786737 gene encoding glutathione S-transferase U2-like yields MAKKEESVKLLGFWISPFSRRVEMALKLKGVPYEYLEEDLPKKSTLLLELNPIHKKVPVLVHNDKILSESHVILEYIDQTWSNNPILPQDPYEKAMARFWAKFVDEQILPVGFMSLVKAEKGIDAAIEEIQGLITFLEKEITGKDFFGGKRIGFLDMVAGSMIPFCLARAWECMRIDMIPEETFPELNRWINKLSEVEIVRECIPPKAKHIERMNKIIERVKSS; encoded by the exons ATGgcgaagaaagaagagagtgtGAAGCTTCTAGGGTTTTGGATAAGCCCTTTCAGTCGTAGAGTCGAGATGGCTCTCAAACTTAAAGGCGTACCATACGAGTACTTGGAGGAAGACTTACCCAAAAAGAGTACTTTGCTTCTTGAACTAAATCCTATTCACAAGAAGGTTCCGGTTCTTGTCCACAATGATAAGATATTGTCCGAGTCACATGTGATCCTCGAATACATCGACCAAACATGGAGTAATAATCCAATTCTACCTCAAGATCCATACGAGAAAGCCATGGCTCGATTCTGGGCCAAGTTCGTCGATGAACAG ATCCTACCAGTTGGGTTCATGTCTCTAGTAAAAGCAGAGAAGGGGATAGATGCTGCGATTGAAGAGATCCAAGGACTGATTACGTTTCTTGAGAAGGAAATTACTGGAAAAGATTTCTTCGGCGGCAAGAGGATCGGATTCTTGGACATGGTTGCGGGAAGTATGATCCCGTTTTGTCTGGCTCGGGCTTGGGAATGTATGCGAATTGATATGATTCCAGAGGAGACGTTTCCAGAATTAAACAGATGGATCAATAAGTTAAGTGAAGTTGAGATTGTGAGGGAGTGTATACCtccaaaagcaaaacatattGAGCGAATGAACAAAATTATAGAGAGAGTTAAGTCTTCCTAA